A stretch of the Pseudoruegeria sp. SHC-113 genome encodes the following:
- a CDS encoding general secretion pathway protein GspK has product MRRRADGSGGFVLLNALVVVLALSLVASFLLRLSGESLARQTGGQTAAQATLYLEAAETLLITRLNASRPASGPPQPGEDATEAAIAPFRAALVFDVPIDRGHVAARLQDRGGAFNVNWLANPDDLAAGAAFQRLMARIGLSQSLATAIRAHLGDAPDAARYRGFAPAYRPRGGPVARLEDLLAVPGFGPRQLERLATVAIAAPGRLPVNVNAAPPQVLAALFPAAEVAGVEALALELRAKPAKTLEEFEARLVAKLGEEALEGAVMQQLSLQSYWYEAQIEARLDGLTLRRFAGLERRLTDGGAQVSFRAEPGIAASPLISPSASASETPLGAESFRPEARR; this is encoded by the coding sequence ATGAGGCGGCGCGCGGATGGCTCCGGCGGCTTCGTGCTGCTGAACGCGCTGGTCGTGGTGCTTGCGCTCTCGCTCGTCGCCAGCTTCCTGCTGCGCCTCTCCGGCGAAAGCCTCGCCCGGCAGACCGGCGGCCAGACCGCCGCGCAGGCCACGCTCTATCTGGAGGCCGCCGAAACCCTGCTGATCACCCGGCTGAACGCCAGCCGTCCGGCCTCCGGCCCACCCCAACCCGGCGAGGACGCAACGGAGGCGGCCATCGCGCCGTTCCGCGCAGCCCTCGTGTTCGATGTGCCCATCGACCGGGGCCACGTGGCGGCGCGGCTGCAGGATCGGGGCGGGGCGTTCAATGTGAACTGGCTTGCCAATCCCGACGATCTGGCCGCGGGGGCGGCTTTCCAGCGGCTTATGGCGCGGATCGGCTTGTCCCAATCCCTCGCAACCGCGATCCGCGCCCATCTGGGCGACGCCCCGGACGCCGCGCGCTATCGCGGCTTCGCCCCCGCCTACCGGCCCCGGGGCGGGCCTGTCGCGCGGCTGGAAGATCTACTGGCCGTGCCCGGTTTCGGCCCCCGGCAGTTGGAAAGGCTCGCCACGGTCGCCATCGCCGCACCCGGCCGCCTGCCCGTGAACGTCAATGCGGCCCCGCCGCAGGTGCTGGCCGCCCTGTTTCCGGCGGCCGAGGTGGCAGGCGTCGAAGCGCTCGCGCTTGAACTCCGGGCCAAACCGGCCAAAACTCTGGAAGAATTCGAGGCGCGCTTGGTCGCCAAACTGGGAGAGGAGGCCCTTGAGGGCGCCGTGATGCAGCAGTTGTCCCTGCAATCCTATTGGTACGAGGCTCAGATCGAGGCCCGGCTGGACGGGCTCACCCTGCGCCGCTTTGCGGGCCTTGAGCGCAGGCTGACCGACGGCGGCGCGCAGGTCAGCTTCCGCGCCGAGCCGGGGATCGCCGCCAGCCCCCTGATCTCGCCCAGCGCCTCTGCGTCCGAAACGCCGCTCGGGGCGGAAAGCTTCCGCCCGGAGGCGCGCCGGTGA
- a CDS encoding GspJ family type II secretion system protein: MTPPPRQKNDGTDRGLTLIELVVAMAVFALVATMSLQAITGSLRQRDGLSEVALAASDLAVAATLIRSDLAHMGPALFHDPDQNDGPRSAFVAPAGAETLGLSTLRTRLPEAAPAGQPMRVDWRRESKTGQLQRRVWPSTQPGTSEAAGPWVTLLQGVQAFEISVLDAGGQWQSGDGQPPGATGFTDALPRAVQASVTLEATGRVDILVVRP; this comes from the coding sequence ATGACGCCGCCGCCCCGCCAGAAAAACGACGGCACGGACCGTGGCCTCACCCTGATCGAGCTGGTGGTGGCGATGGCCGTGTTCGCGCTGGTGGCCACCATGAGCCTGCAGGCGATCACGGGCAGCCTGCGCCAGCGCGACGGGTTGTCGGAGGTCGCGCTGGCGGCGTCGGATCTCGCCGTTGCCGCGACGCTGATCCGAAGCGATCTGGCGCATATGGGGCCCGCGTTGTTCCATGATCCAGACCAAAACGACGGCCCACGCTCCGCCTTCGTCGCACCGGCTGGGGCAGAAACACTTGGCCTCTCCACGCTGCGCACACGGCTGCCCGAGGCCGCGCCCGCCGGGCAGCCGATGCGGGTGGACTGGCGGCGCGAATCTAAAACCGGGCAGCTGCAACGCCGGGTCTGGCCAAGCACGCAGCCCGGCACCTCTGAGGCGGCCGGGCCCTGGGTGACGCTGTTGCAGGGGGTTCAGGCCTTCGAGATCTCGGTGCTGGACGCCGGGGGGCAATGGCAATCCGGCGATGGCCAGCCTCCGGGGGCCACCGGCTTCACCGACGCGCTGCCCCGCGCGGTGCAGGCTTCTGTCACGCTTGAGGCCACGGGCCGCGTCGATATCCTCGTGGTGCGCCCATGA
- a CDS encoding type II secretion system protein produces the protein MPAPLTPRPPAQHRAPKDAGLTLVELIVAVLVLSIALVGILRLQSGSRATLGGEAGRTLALIVAQNRAAERLLPPALQPASGAPATMASQDWTIEEAWEPTAGGLSELRLTVSSTQNPSARAALVAYIAGPTP, from the coding sequence ATGCCAGCTCCGCTGACACCCCGCCCCCCGGCACAGCACCGCGCCCCGAAGGACGCGGGACTGACGCTCGTGGAACTCATCGTTGCGGTTCTCGTGCTCTCCATCGCGCTGGTCGGGATCCTGCGGCTACAATCCGGCAGCCGTGCCACGCTGGGCGGGGAGGCGGGCCGCACGCTGGCGCTGATCGTAGCCCAGAACCGGGCCGCCGAACGGCTCCTGCCCCCGGCCCTGCAGCCCGCATCCGGCGCGCCTGCAACCATGGCGTCGCAGGATTGGACCATCGAGGAGGCGTGGGAACCCACCGCAGGCGGGCTTAGCGAACTGCGCCTGACCGTCAGCTCCACGCAGAACCCCTCGGCCCGCGCCGCGCTCGTGGCCTATATCGCGGGCCCGACACCATGA
- a CDS encoding prepilin-type N-terminal cleavage/methylation domain-containing protein, with protein sequence MVRAVTPLKAPEGRTGGFTLLELLVVVAVMALLSVGATLALGARGAAFPRDVARLEAQVRQATQQAVLWQTPYRLRVQAEGLSLERGGAASAQGVNTPVARWESGRLRLLPNGAPLRTEALFLPSGASEALLFSLATANGARADCSGDGWGGFACQLR encoded by the coding sequence ATGGTCCGCGCAGTAACCCCTCTCAAGGCTCCGGAAGGCCGCACAGGCGGCTTTACCCTGCTCGAACTGCTTGTCGTCGTCGCGGTGATGGCGCTGCTCTCCGTCGGGGCGACGCTCGCGCTCGGGGCGCGCGGCGCAGCCTTCCCGCGCGACGTGGCGCGGCTTGAAGCACAGGTGCGGCAGGCCACACAGCAGGCGGTGCTCTGGCAAACCCCCTACCGTCTCCGGGTGCAGGCCGAGGGGCTCTCGTTGGAGCGAGGGGGCGCGGCCAGCGCGCAGGGCGTGAACACGCCGGTTGCGCGCTGGGAAAGCGGACGCCTGCGTCTCCTGCCCAACGGTGCCCCGCTCCGGACTGAGGCGCTGTTCCTGCCATCCGGCGCAAGTGAGGCGCTGCTGTTCTCTCTGGCTACAGCCAATGGCGCGCGCGCGGATTGCAGCGGCGATGGCTGGGGAGGCTTTGCATGCCAGCTCCGCTGA
- the gspG gene encoding type II secretion system major pseudopilin GspG: protein MTIASAHPARKSRNQSQSQGLRRRDAGFSLLELMVVVVILSILALVIVPRVIDRPDQARLARVQADIAVLESAIGLYRLDNFRYPTTEQGLQALVAPPSLEPLAANWATNGYIDRLPKDPWGADYQYLQPGVHGEFDIFSYGADGVSGGSGMDADIGSWSAQ from the coding sequence TTGACGATCGCATCCGCGCACCCCGCCCGCAAGAGCCGCAACCAAAGCCAAAGCCAAGGCCTGCGCCGCCGCGACGCCGGGTTCTCCCTGCTCGAACTGATGGTCGTTGTCGTGATCCTCTCCATCCTTGCGCTTGTCATCGTGCCCCGCGTGATCGACCGCCCCGATCAGGCCCGCCTTGCCCGCGTGCAGGCCGACATCGCGGTTCTGGAAAGCGCGATCGGCCTCTACCGGCTGGACAACTTCCGCTACCCGACCACCGAGCAGGGCCTGCAGGCGCTCGTGGCCCCGCCCAGCCTTGAACCGCTCGCGGCGAACTGGGCCACCAATGGCTATATCGACAGGCTCCCCAAGGATCCCTGGGGCGCGGACTACCAGTATCTTCAGCCCGGCGTGCACGGGGAATTCGACATCTTCAGCTACGGTGCCGACGGGGTCTCCGGCGGCAGCGGGATGGATGCCGACATCGGCTCATGGTCCGCGCAGTAA
- a CDS encoding prepilin peptidase, translating to MAHRMRAGLHHECHSFTALPIDLGEKTGAGQIQTPFPTPTGLLVYLLLIAPFVGSFLAVLADRLPRGEGVIRGRSRCRSCGAAFGWRDLVPVLSWLRLKGRCRACGGRIPAWLTASEALALVCVGLAAVAAQGGVADLVLLCLILWVAQALAFSDALWMRLPDPLVAGLLALALLRAALPWGMGLPEALAGAALGSGVFWAIRFAYAQLRGREGMGLGDVKLMAPLGALVGPFGLAPMVLIAALLALGFGLIQAKADGALSGTTAVPFGTTLLLAMAGVLCL from the coding sequence GTGGCGCACAGGATGCGCGCCGGGTTGCACCACGAATGCCATTCTTTCACCGCGCTGCCAATTGATTTGGGCGAGAAAACCGGAGCCGGACAGATCCAGACCCCCTTCCCTACGCCCACGGGCCTGCTTGTTTACCTGCTGCTGATCGCGCCCTTCGTGGGCTCTTTTCTGGCTGTTCTGGCCGACAGGCTGCCCCGTGGTGAAGGCGTGATCAGGGGCCGGTCTCGCTGCCGGTCCTGCGGCGCGGCGTTTGGCTGGCGCGATCTTGTGCCGGTGCTGTCGTGGCTGCGGCTTAAGGGGCGTTGCCGCGCCTGTGGCGGCCGGATCCCGGCCTGGCTCACGGCCTCTGAAGCGCTGGCACTCGTCTGTGTTGGCCTTGCCGCCGTGGCGGCGCAGGGCGGTGTCGCGGATCTTGTGCTGCTCTGTCTGATCCTCTGGGTGGCGCAGGCGCTGGCCTTCTCGGACGCGCTTTGGATGCGATTGCCCGATCCGCTTGTGGCCGGGCTTCTGGCACTGGCTCTTCTGCGCGCAGCCCTGCCGTGGGGCATGGGCCTGCCGGAGGCGCTGGCCGGTGCGGCGCTGGGCAGCGGGGTGTTCTGGGCCATCCGCTTTGCCTATGCGCAGCTGCGCGGGCGCGAGGGGATGGGGCTTGGCGACGTGAAGCTCATGGCACCGCTGGGCGCGCTCGTGGGGCCGTTTGGCCTCGCGCCCATGGTGCTGATCGCCGCGCTGCTGGCGTTGGGGTTTGGCCTCATTCAGGCGAAGGCGGACGGCGCGCTGTCGGGTACAACCGCCGTACCCTTCGGCACGACGCTTCTTCTGGCCATGGCAGGTGTTCTTTGCCTGTGA
- a CDS encoding tetratricopeptide repeat protein: MTRKGFSMRPSLPQPLRFVSNGIQRRPAALALALVAMLGVAVPSAYGADDSGGALPADMEAIEKAYLAGDYETARAALIALADDSASPVVWYRLGHMLAEGRGGAQDLEAAKAWLGKALEADYADARTLLGRILLSGDESEAARAVALLGEAAAAGDATAQYALANAAMRGIGMEADLAEARRLFEASAEAGNARAQYALSQFYDKGIDGGVQDSAKALALLQAAAGQGNAWAQFDLARRLGDPASGLAPDEALADRLLKSAAQGGHPQALAIVGMQTLQGRSPDIAPDAGLAMLQASAGMGDPIGQNNLGWAYATGTGVTQDDVAAARLYGQAADAGYLPAALVMASFFEAGRGVPQDMARAVALYLEAAEKESPAALAHLGRLSAQGDLPQELASHSDHGAWLRLAALQWPDSDAAAMVLEAAQAGDPAAQLWMLEIVEARDAPEAADLAMAVGFLESAAQAGEPQAQFRLGQLFARGDHVAQDFVKAHGWTNLAAAGGYPGAREARGALADLMTPEQIAEAQAMARALLSGARQ; encoded by the coding sequence ATGACCAGAAAGGGATTTTCGATGCGGCCTTCGCTGCCCCAGCCCCTGCGCTTTGTTTCCAACGGTATCCAGCGCCGCCCTGCCGCCTTGGCGCTGGCGCTCGTGGCCATGCTCGGCGTGGCCGTGCCCTCTGCCTATGGCGCGGACGATTCCGGCGGGGCGCTTCCGGCGGATATGGAAGCCATCGAGAAGGCCTATCTGGCCGGAGACTATGAGACAGCCCGCGCGGCGCTGATCGCCCTCGCCGATGACAGCGCTTCGCCCGTTGTCTGGTATCGGCTGGGCCACATGCTGGCAGAAGGGCGCGGAGGCGCGCAGGATCTGGAGGCCGCGAAGGCCTGGCTTGGCAAGGCGCTCGAGGCCGACTACGCCGACGCCCGAACGCTGCTGGGCCGCATCCTGCTCTCTGGCGATGAATCCGAGGCTGCGCGCGCCGTGGCCCTGCTGGGCGAGGCCGCCGCCGCGGGCGATGCGACGGCGCAATATGCGCTCGCCAATGCCGCCATGCGGGGCATCGGCATGGAGGCGGATCTGGCCGAGGCCCGCCGCCTGTTCGAGGCCTCTGCGGAGGCCGGAAACGCCCGCGCGCAATATGCGTTGAGCCAGTTCTACGACAAGGGGATCGACGGCGGCGTGCAGGACAGCGCCAAGGCGCTGGCGCTGTTGCAGGCAGCCGCCGGGCAGGGCAACGCCTGGGCGCAATTCGATCTGGCCCGCAGGCTCGGCGATCCGGCGTCCGGGCTTGCCCCGGATGAGGCGCTGGCAGACAGGCTTCTGAAAAGCGCCGCCCAAGGCGGGCATCCGCAAGCGCTTGCGATTGTTGGCATGCAGACATTGCAGGGCCGCAGCCCGGACATTGCACCGGATGCTGGGCTCGCCATGCTGCAGGCCTCGGCCGGGATGGGTGATCCGATCGGGCAGAACAACCTCGGCTGGGCCTATGCGACGGGCACCGGGGTCACGCAGGACGATGTGGCCGCGGCCCGGCTCTATGGTCAGGCCGCCGATGCCGGTTACCTGCCGGCGGCGCTGGTGATGGCCAGTTTCTTCGAGGCGGGGCGCGGTGTGCCGCAGGACATGGCGCGGGCTGTTGCGCTTTATCTTGAGGCGGCGGAGAAGGAGTCGCCCGCTGCGCTTGCCCACCTTGGGCGCCTTTCGGCGCAGGGGGATCTGCCACAGGAGCTGGCGTCACATAGCGATCACGGGGCATGGCTGCGCCTTGCCGCCCTGCAATGGCCGGATTCCGATGCCGCCGCGATGGTGCTGGAGGCGGCGCAGGCCGGGGATCCGGCGGCGCAGCTCTGGATGCTGGAGATCGTGGAAGCGCGGGACGCGCCCGAGGCCGCGGACCTCGCCATGGCAGTGGGGTTTCTGGAATCGGCAGCTCAGGCCGGTGAGCCACAGGCGCAGTTCCGGCTGGGCCAGCTCTTCGCGCGTGGCGATCACGTGGCGCAGGATTTCGTCAAGGCGCATGGCTGGACAAACCTTGCCGCCGCCGGCGGCTACCCCGGCGCGCGGGAGGCCCGTGGCGCGCTCGCCGATCTGATGACACCGGAGCAAATCGCCGAAGCACAGGCCATGGCGCGGGCGCTGCTCTCGGGAGCGCGGCAGTGA
- a CDS encoding SEL1-like repeat protein, with the protein MISARTAVFAAWASVQIAFAVWPGAGLAQTSGTAQDAANVQALEAAARTGDASAQLALAEAYNAGLGTFADYLKAEQWYAEASAQGVARATLMLGRYARSGLTGPADGDRAVALFEAAAAQGAVEAHLELGLLYESGVLTPQDGEAARRNYMEAAQRGSTEAEASLGTLLYEGKLVQKDLDAARTLFLKAARAGNARAQNNLGLMFVRGEGVEQDYEAAALWFELAAEQGERSAMTNLGTLYDNGFGVPQSDEEAKRWYRMAADTARGDHVAALGGETFDPWLTGAILGPSEMSFAQGRARLGDPVAHYRLALTAMAADPANYLAAADHLQRAADAGYAPAMINLGLLYQRGDGVIEDFSQAYALFSRASLAGLPAAADLRDSLASGMSAVQILEAQKLAASQ; encoded by the coding sequence GTGATTTCGGCGCGGACTGCCGTATTTGCGGCCTGGGCGTCGGTGCAGATTGCCTTCGCGGTTTGGCCGGGGGCGGGGCTGGCGCAGACGTCAGGCACGGCACAGGATGCGGCCAATGTCCAAGCGTTGGAGGCCGCTGCGCGCACCGGTGACGCCAGCGCGCAATTGGCCTTGGCCGAAGCCTACAATGCGGGGCTTGGCACATTTGCCGATTATCTGAAGGCAGAACAGTGGTATGCGGAAGCTTCGGCACAGGGGGTGGCGCGGGCCACGTTGATGCTGGGGCGTTACGCCCGATCGGGGCTGACAGGCCCGGCTGATGGCGATAGGGCTGTTGCACTATTTGAAGCCGCCGCCGCACAAGGGGCCGTGGAGGCTCATCTCGAATTGGGCCTTCTCTACGAAAGTGGTGTCCTTACTCCACAGGATGGGGAAGCGGCACGTCGCAATTACATGGAAGCGGCGCAGCGTGGCTCGACCGAAGCTGAAGCGAGCCTCGGCACGCTTCTATACGAGGGTAAGCTCGTGCAGAAAGATTTGGACGCCGCCAGAACGCTTTTCCTGAAGGCGGCGCGGGCCGGGAACGCGCGCGCGCAGAACAATCTTGGGCTGATGTTCGTGCGGGGCGAGGGCGTGGAGCAGGATTACGAAGCCGCGGCACTGTGGTTTGAATTGGCGGCGGAGCAGGGCGAGCGCAGCGCGATGACGAACCTCGGCACGCTTTACGACAACGGTTTCGGCGTGCCCCAGAGCGACGAGGAGGCCAAGCGCTGGTACCGCATGGCGGCGGACACCGCGCGCGGCGATCATGTTGCGGCCCTCGGCGGCGAGACATTCGATCCTTGGCTGACCGGTGCCATCCTCGGGCCGTCGGAGATGAGTTTTGCGCAGGGCCGTGCGCGGCTGGGCGATCCGGTGGCGCACTACCGCCTCGCACTTACGGCGATGGCGGCGGATCCCGCGAACTATCTTGCCGCGGCAGATCATTTGCAGCGTGCGGCCGACGCAGGCTATGCGCCCGCGATGATCAACCTTGGCTTGCTTTATCAGCGGGGCGACGGTGTGATCGAGGATTTTTCGCAGGCGTATGCCCTTTTTTCGCGCGCCTCGCTCGCCGGGCTTCCAGCCGCGGCAGACCTCCGGGACAGTCTTGCAAGCGGAATGTCAGCGGTTCAGATTCTTGAGGCTCAAAAGCTTGCTGCGTCGCAGTGA
- a CDS encoding class I SAM-dependent methyltransferase encodes MAQNYYYDSELMEEIVARGDHRAVVGGLWDEMGKLQLSFLKSQGLKPADRLLDVGCGCLRGGTHYVRYLEAGNYYGIDLSPQLLAAGYDVEITQAGLQDKLPRENLRQTEAFDATGFRVRFDMAVAVSVFTHLPLNNLRVALHNLGPVMKPGGRFFASFFIVQPHEDLFQAIRQPGCDVVTFPDKDPFHYYRRDLVHFARGQGWELENVQSWEHPRNQKMVCFRKV; translated from the coding sequence ATGGCGCAAAACTACTACTACGACTCCGAGCTGATGGAGGAAATCGTTGCGCGCGGTGATCACAGGGCCGTGGTTGGCGGGCTGTGGGATGAGATGGGGAAACTGCAGCTTTCTTTCCTGAAATCGCAGGGGCTGAAGCCGGCGGATCGGTTACTTGATGTCGGTTGCGGGTGCCTCCGCGGCGGCACCCATTACGTGCGCTATCTTGAGGCCGGTAATTACTACGGTATTGATCTGTCGCCGCAACTTCTTGCCGCTGGTTACGACGTGGAGATCACGCAAGCCGGTTTGCAGGACAAACTGCCACGCGAAAACCTGCGCCAGACCGAGGCGTTTGATGCGACAGGATTCAGGGTCCGGTTCGACATGGCCGTAGCGGTGTCCGTGTTTACACATCTTCCGCTGAACAACCTGCGTGTGGCGTTGCATAATCTTGGCCCGGTGATGAAGCCCGGCGGCCGGTTCTTCGCTTCTTTCTTCATCGTGCAACCCCACGAAGATCTGTTTCAGGCTATCCGCCAACCGGGTTGCGACGTCGTGACTTTTCCAGACAAGGATCCCTTCCATTACTATCGCAGGGACCTTGTCCATTTCGCGCGCGGACAAGGGTGGGAGTTAGAAAACGTCCAGTCCTGGGAACACCCGCGCAACCAGAAAATGGTGTGTTTCCGCAAAGTCTAG
- a CDS encoding sulfotransferase domain-containing protein, with protein MSAPEVNFVVAGTQKGGTRAFGHFLRQHPQIRLSHPDAPEPHFFDMKFKDAHPGDYAPYHALFPPRAAETTTGDITPIYMFLPEIAARIHAYNPAMKWILLLRDPVARAYSQWNMQYEKGWETREFLDALHHESRSRAELGRHPFFSYIQRGRYSLQIKNLLSVFPRENLLLLKSSDLRDAHDEALDTACDFLGVDRFTVPAARVHARSYPPMCSKARALLLRVFRSEVDWLEAETGWDLRAWRG; from the coding sequence ATGTCCGCGCCCGAGGTGAACTTTGTTGTTGCCGGCACGCAGAAAGGCGGAACGCGCGCGTTCGGGCATTTTTTGCGGCAACATCCGCAAATTCGCCTTTCGCATCCAGACGCGCCGGAGCCGCATTTCTTCGACATGAAGTTCAAAGACGCGCACCCCGGAGACTACGCGCCGTATCATGCGCTCTTCCCGCCAAGGGCCGCAGAAACCACCACGGGCGACATCACGCCGATCTACATGTTCCTGCCTGAGATTGCGGCCCGCATCCACGCCTATAATCCGGCTATGAAATGGATCCTTCTGTTGCGAGATCCGGTTGCGCGTGCCTACTCGCAATGGAACATGCAATATGAAAAAGGCTGGGAGACTCGGGAATTTCTGGACGCCCTGCACCACGAAAGCCGGAGCCGCGCGGAGCTCGGCCGTCATCCGTTCTTCTCTTACATCCAGCGTGGGCGATACAGCCTGCAGATCAAGAACCTGCTTTCGGTGTTTCCTCGCGAAAACCTGCTGCTGCTGAAATCAAGCGATCTTCGGGACGCCCACGATGAGGCACTCGATACTGCCTGTGATTTCCTTGGGGTTGACAGATTTACAGTCCCGGCGGCGCGTGTACACGCCCGAAGCTACCCACCTATGTGTTCGAAGGCACGGGCGTTGTTGCTCCGGGTCTTTCGCTCCGAGGTGGATTGGTTGGAAGCGGAAACTGGATGGGATCTGCGGGCTTGGCGCGGCTAA
- a CDS encoding sulfotransferase family protein: MQAYQSDKPLIFSHIPKTAGSSVSEIFRSWFGEGFLPHYARDNLPERHDLEEQSRRHRVVIYGHFNSAKGFGQVDYYPNVRQTVTILRDPLERMISNYYFRRLKADKIPQFRASAKMTLEDFLSGWPYEDPNMGPPMAAFMPQPCTLNNYTDLLEEYFVALGVTEQLDRSLDVFARAFGFERATGDLKHVNAAPRDTQPLGINLDDFRERARLDYALYDYAAAWLKQQPNTGAK; this comes from the coding sequence TTGCAGGCATATCAGAGCGACAAGCCGCTAATCTTCAGCCACATTCCGAAGACCGCCGGATCATCAGTCAGCGAGATTTTCAGGTCTTGGTTCGGAGAGGGGTTCTTGCCCCACTATGCGAGAGACAACCTGCCCGAAAGACATGACCTCGAAGAGCAAAGCCGCCGCCACCGCGTGGTAATCTACGGGCACTTCAACAGTGCTAAGGGGTTCGGTCAGGTGGATTACTATCCCAATGTTCGGCAAACGGTGACCATTCTGCGCGACCCACTCGAGCGGATGATCTCCAACTATTACTTCCGCCGCCTGAAAGCAGACAAGATCCCCCAGTTCCGCGCGTCCGCCAAGATGACGCTTGAAGACTTTCTGTCAGGCTGGCCCTACGAGGATCCCAACATGGGCCCACCGATGGCCGCGTTCATGCCGCAGCCCTGCACGCTCAACAACTATACCGATCTGCTGGAGGAATACTTCGTCGCGCTTGGTGTGACCGAACAACTGGATCGCTCGCTTGACGTCTTCGCACGGGCCTTTGGCTTTGAACGTGCGACCGGTGATTTGAAGCACGTCAACGCGGCGCCGCGTGACACGCAACCTCTTGGCATCAACCTCGATGACTTTCGCGAACGTGCCCGCTTGGATTATGCGCTTTACGATTATGCTGCTGCTTGGCTGAAGCAGCAGCCAAACACGGGCGCTAAGTGA